CTTATCTTCCTCGCCCTGTTTTTCAGACTTCACAGCCAGGGATATGGCCGGCTCTGGAAATTCAATACCTTCATATATAATTGGGGCATTATTATCACACAATGTATCCCCTGTAGTAGTAAACTGTAATTTGGAAATGGCACCAATATCACCGGGCTGTATGCTATCTATTTGTGTTTGCTTTTTACCTTTTAGAAAATATATTGAGCCTACTTTTTCAGTCTTGTCTTGATTTGGATTATATACATTCATTCCAGATGATAATGTTCCGGATAAAACCTTAAAAAGTGAGAGTTTTCCTACGAATGGATCTACTAATGTTTTAAATACTATAGCTGAGAATGGTTCTTTTGAATCATATTTACGTTCTTCCTGTGTCTCATTATTAGGATTAGTTCCAATTGATGTTTGCCTGTCTAACGGCGATGGGAAATAATAAACAATGGTATCCATGAGCATTTGTATACCCACGTTGTTAAATGCAGACCCGCAAAGTACAGGTACTATATCACCATTTAACACTCCTTTGCGCAATGCAGTTCGAATTTCATCCACGGTAAGTTCTTCGCCTTCAAAATATTTTTCCATAAGTTCTTCATCGGTTTCAGCCGCTGCCTCTACAAGCATAGTTCGCACCGGCTCAAGCAAATCATTTATGTCATCGGGTACTGGAATGTCCTTCATACCTTGAGCTGTGAACTCCCTAGCTGTCATATTGACAACATCTACAAAACCTTTGAACGTATCGCCCTTCATAATGGGTACCTGGAAAGGCGCAATAACTGGACCATACTTGTCTTTAAGCTGATCTATAACCTTCATGAAATTGGCATGTTCCTTATCCATTTGGTTTATAAAAACCAATTTGGGGATATCATATTTTTCACAATAGTCCCATGCCTTTTCAGTACCAACAGCTACTCCTGAAGTAGCACCAACCACAATGACGGCGCTATCTACCACCTTAAATGCCTGTAGCATCTCTCCTATGAAATCAAAATATCCAGGCACATCAATGATATTTATTTTATGATTATTCCACTCTAGCGGGGCTAAAGCGGCACTAATTGATATATGCCTTTTTATTTCTTCAGAATCAGAATCTGTGGTAGTGGTGCCATCGTCAACTCGGCCAAATCGGTCAGTAGCCTTGGCATTATAGAGCATTGCTTCTGTTAATGTGGTCTTGCCTTCGCTGCCGTGACCTACTATAGCTACATTTCGAATATCGCTTGTTGCATAGTTTTTCATTAACATTCCCCCTAGCCTTATAATAGACACCTGTGTCCTTATAGTTAATTGTAACATACTTTGCCATGTATAAACAATAGTCAAAGCAAAAAGGTTTTTAATTAAAATGCAAATGTGGTAAAATATATCTAAATAGATATATGAATATATACGCACGGAGGAGGATGCTCATGGATAAATATATACCAGAAGTGAAAACTGTATTAAGGCGGCATATGATAGAGGTACCGCTATGTATTCGTAACGCAAGTGGCATAAGAATCTTTGGACGAAGAATAAAATCCCTTGCCTTTACTACAGATGTGGCAGTCATAAAGAACATCAATTCAGACGCCATAATCGCTGTATATCCATTTACTCCACAACCCACCATCACACAGGCTATCACCATGGCTGCAGATATACCAGTATTCTGTGGGGTAGGAGGAGGTACTACTAGCGATAAGAGGCGAGTGGTCAATTTGGCATTAGACGCAGAATTTAAAGGAGCTATGGGAGTGGTGGTAAATGCGCCTACGCCAAATGATACCATAAGGGCTATGCGTGGGGTTATTGACATACCTATTGTAGTGACAGTAGTATCGGAGCATACTGATTTTAGGGCTAGATTAGAGGCGGGAGCCAATATATTAAACGTATCCGGGGCAGCCAAAACCGCCCAAATAGTAAGGAAAATACGTGACGAATTCCCCGAAGTACCTATAATCGCTACTGGTGGGCCAAATGATGATACTATATTGGAAACCATAAGCGCAGGTGCAAATGCCATCACCTACACTCCACCTACACCTGCAGATCTATTCAAGGGACTCATGGAAAAGTATAGAGATGAGCTAGCATAAAATAAAAAAGAGCTTAATATGATATGATACTTCCAAAGTAGACAGTCTAATTAATTAAAAATTAGATTATCTACTTGGAGGTATTTTTTATTTTATGTCCCTAATTTTTATTATTGTAATAGTATATCTTGCCATCGTCTATAAATTCATCTAGCTGTCCCTTATTATATAAATAGGATATAAAAGCTGATACGGCTGCAAAATTTAAATAATACTGCTGCTTGTCCATTGGTAAATTGTTCAGTATGGCAATATTTTGAAGTAGATCTTCCCTTGTAAGGGGCTGTTCTAAAATAGTTAGACATTGACTACAATAGAATTCTATATTAGCAATATTTCTATCGGCTAATGATATTATTTCACTTTTCTCATATATTTGGTCGCTATGACCTACAACAAAATACTCTGCATCTACATCCTTTATGGCGGATAATGTGCTTAAGGAATCCTCTATATTGTATAGATAGGGAAATGAATATTTATCTAATATCTTTTCACTAAAAATACTATCTCCCAAAAAGCATACCTTATCAGGTGTTATTATACCTATCTGCTCTATGGAATGACCCCTTAAAGCTACTATCTCGAACTTCTCATCATTTATCTTATTTATACCGTATTCAGGATTATAGTCTACCCTTATGGGGTTATTTCCCTTTTTCATGTTCTTTAATCCGTGGGATGAAAATAGTGTATATGGCAGAAAATCTGGATTTTCCATAAATATCTTTTCCTTTTCCGAAGCATACACTATACATCCCGGATAATTATCTATAAAATAATTATTCCCTCCGCAGTGATCCAAATGGCTATGGGTATTTATTATATATTTAGGATGAAGCCCATTTTCATCTAAAGTGTTCTCAACCCTTCTGGCTGCAGTATTATTTATACCCGTATCTATAAGTATACAGTTCTTATTTTTAAATGCATATATACCTACATTGGTAGCTCCATGTATATAATAGGTATTGCCACGTATTTTTCTGAGTGTCATCTGTCATTTTCCTTTCAGTAAACAAATAATTACTATTCATATTATAACTCTATCTTTTTGAAAATTGCAAATTGACTAAATATATCTTTTGATCCCCTTCATAGCATCAGAAAAAGGATACTAGTTCATAAAAGCAGTATCCTTTTCTGTTTTAGTATAAAATTTTTATAATCTATCATTTTTCTTGCGTTAAGATGGAAAATACTTCATCGTTCTCAATGCAATCCCTGTATCAAATGATGAAACACTGCTATTAGCTACTCTCAATATTATAGATAATGCTATTATTACAATTATTACTATTACTATCCACATTATATTCTTCTTGTCAAAAAAAAACACCTTCATGGATGCACACCCCCTAATAAAAAGGTATGCCATATATCTATCTTTTAGACTATTTTATACCGTCAACAGTGCAATTTTCTAATTATTTATTTTGCCTTTATGGGCATTTAATAACTTGAAAAGACTAACAAAATTGATATAGAATAGATTATATAGATGCAAAATAGTATATAATTAGAAAGGAGTTTTTACAATGGCAAATGATATAAAATATGATACCTTTATACAGGAAGTAACACATCAATTAGGTCATGGAGGATTGTTTTTAAACACCAAGGCGGGAGATACTGTAAACACCATGGTCATAGGTTGGGGAGGCATAACAATATTCTGGGGTAAACCTATATTCATAGCACCGGTAAGGCAATCTAGATATACACACGAACTTTTAGAGAAATCCAGCGAATTTTCCGTTAGTGTTCCTCTAAAACCAGATGAAAATATGAAAAAAACCCTGGCTTTCTGTGGGAGCAAATCTGGACGTGATATGGATAAATTCAGAAAATGCAACATCACCCCAGTAGGCGGGAGGAGTATAGATGTACCAATCATTGGTGAATGTCCCCTTCACTATGAATGTAAAATAATTTATAAGACGGATATAGTGCCTAATACATTGGATAAAACAATAGATGATAAATGGTATCCTGATTATCATACCCTATATTTTGGCGAAATACTAAACTGTTATACCATATAATATCTAAAGCTTTAACTGCCTTTGTTCATTGAAAAAATTTCTATATGCAATGTAACCTGCCATAAATGTAGATATGGATACAGTGGCTGTCAGCATGAACGTTACCATTATCTGGTATTGTATAGCCTTAATTGGTGGTGTACCTGCAAGTATGAGTCCCGTCATCATGCCTGGCAATGATACTATCCCAAGGGTCTTCATAGAATCTATGGTGGGCTGCATTGCCAGCCTTATGCTATCCCTTATTATATACATAGAGGCCATCTTTTCCGAAGCCCCAAGGGATAGCTTTATTTCTACCTCCTGTGCCCTGTCGGAAAATTGCTGTTTCATCTGTCTAAAGCACAATCCCACAGCTACCATTGCATTACCAATAACCATCCCACTTACAGGTATAACCTCAGAGGGAATATATTTTATTGCACCAACACCTACCAAAATAGCCAGCGTAACTCCCGCCGCCACGCCAATTGATACAAATGCTATTAGTCCACTTTTTTCTATGCCCTTCCCCCTTTTACCCGCAATTCTACTAGCATTATATACCATAAATATCATCATCAATGTGGTGAAAAGCCAATTATCCAGACTGAATATATAGTTAAGAATAAATCCAACAGCAGTGAGCTGGATGACCGCCCTTAATGTTCCCACAATGATATCTTTCTCCAACTTTAATTTTTGCCATGCGGAAAAAAATAAAGCAATGAGGACCAAAATTGATGCCATAATGAGGGATTGTATATTTAATGTCATACCTTCCATAACTTCATTCCTCCCCCTGTCTAAATTTTTCTATTTCAGACTTGTATTCTGTAAACAATTGATTAGTAGGTAAAAAATGCTCTATCTGTCCCTTTTTTAGATATAAGGTCTCTTCTCCCCAACGTTCTGCTTGAGCTATATCATGGGTTACTATCAAAACAGTAATGTCTTCATCCCTTGCATATATGCTTATAAATTCTTCTACCCTCTTAACATTTACAGGATCAAGTGAGGCCGTAACTTCATCTAAAAGCAATACCTCCGGCCTTATTATAAGGCTCCTTATAAAGGCGATCCTTTGCTGCTCTCCACCTGAAAGCTGGTAATTCTTTTTATCTAAAAAATCCTTTGGAAGATCAAGGGCCCCCATCATTTTATACACCCTTTCAATATCTATAGACTGATGGTTAATCGCAAATGGGAACTCTATATTCTCCATCACCGTATCACCAAATAGGTAGGGCTTTTGAAATACATATCTAACTTTTTTCCTAAAATCCAATTTGTCATATTCCATAATATCTTTTCCTTTATACAATATCCTGCCTGAACTAGGGCTATTTAAAGTCGATAAAATTCTAAGGAATGTACTCTTGCCACTTCCTGAAGGTCCTATTATGGTTATAAAATCCCCTTTATGTATCTCCAAGCTTATATTTTTTAGTATAGCACCGTTCTTTCTTACTACAGATACATTCTCCAGCTTGAATATCTCTTCCATACATAAATACCCCCTTTCACATCTTCTATATATAAAAAAATATCCTATGGCTATTATATCATAACCATAGGATATGGGGGTTTCCTTAATCCTTTTTAAACCAACTCTTTATCCATTGGAAGAATCCGGATTTTTCTTCTTCCTTGTTATCTATCTTTTCTGTCTTTTCTTCCTTGCCCTTTATCTCATCGGTCTTCATGACAAACTTGACGCTACCTTCCATACCCTCACCAATACCAGTAAAGGTACTATAATCCTCGGATAATTTTAACACCTCATCCTTTGTATCTAGCGCATCACGCAAGTCATCTAACCTGTCAGAAACCTCTGAATCTATCTTATCAATACCTTCTTCTTTAAATTTGTTCATACCATCACTTAATTCTTTAGAGCCATCGCTTAGCTTCCCTGCACCATCGGATAATTTCGATATACCATCCTGCAAGGTAGCTGCACCATCATCAAGCTTTTTAGCCCCATCAGATAGCTGACCCATACCGCCAGTTAAATCATCGACACCTTTATTGAGTGGTGCTACTCCACCTTTTATCTTACCAGCTCCATCATCTAACCCCTTAGCACCTTGCTCTAGTCCTTTAGCACCATCTGTTAATTGCTTGGTAACACCTTTAAGTTCCTTTGATGCACCACCAAGTCCAGTAGACACCTCTTTTGAAAACTGATTAGCGCCTTTTGATAGATCAGATGCACCTTTTGATATCCCCTGTGCACCAGCGGTAAGCTTTTTACTACCTTCAGCTGCTTGATTACTCTTTCCTTCAAGCTCGGACAGGCCTCCATTTACTGCTCCTGCTCCCGCCTTCAAAGTATTTAGTCCTTCTTCAAGGTCATTCAGACCTGCTAAAAGCTGATCAGAAGATTGCAATAGTCCATTCAGACCTGTCTTTTGCTTTTCAAGTACTCCTAGCATCTGATTAGCCAAGCCTTCGGCACCAGGCACCTTAGCAACTCCATTTACCAGTTTTTCTAGTACATCTACACTGCCTAGCAAAGCCTTGACACCTTCACGTTCTGCAGACTTACCTGCCTTTATCTTTTGAACACCTTTCAGTGCTTCATCTACACCGCCTACTACCTGCTCCTGCCCTGCATGAAGCTTAGATACACCGCCAGATAACTGCTCCAATCCTGCACTTAGCTCACCACTTTTTTGAGCTAATTCACTTGAACCGCCGGCCAATTTATTTGCACCCTTTTGTATCTCGTTTGCACCACCTACTATCTTATCCACACCTTGAGATAATTTAGCAGGAACCTGTTCTACAAACATCTGTGCGCCCCCTGCAAATTTCTTTGCACCGGCAGCATATTCTGTAGCACCTTTTCCAAACTCTCCTACTCCGTTTGTAAGCTGTTTTACCCCATCGTTTAATTTAAAAGCACCATCCTTGGCATTATTTATCCCATCAGACAATGCAGATATACCATTTCTAAGCTCACCTACTCCACTGTCCAGCTTGTCGAAATTTTCCTTGAAAAGCTCCATATTATCAGATAGTTCCTTTGCTCCATCTACAAGCTTTTGTGTAGCATCTCTAAGTTCATCTATACCATCTGTCAAGTCATCAAAGCCCTTGGCATCTTCCAGCTTTTCAGTACTAGGTAGATTTGGAGTAGCAACTATCATCATAGGTTTCATTTCGAAGTTTGTTACATCAGCTATAATCTCCAAATCTTCTTCCAGATCCAGATTCAATATATCGTTTTTTGTATCTATACTATCCTTCAACCCAGGAATAGTAGCAAAGGTTACCACTTGGTTTTTACCATCGGATGCAATTTCTCCCCTGTTTATTTCAATATTTGTAAACCGATCCATTGGCAAGTTTACTACAGCTACCGCCATAAAGGGGGTATATATGGTCTTTTGCCTTCCGTTTATTTTAACAGTATGGGCATCCTTATTCTTGATGCTTAAATTTATCTTTAGCCTACCCGATTTACCACCAAGCTCTTCAGGCGCTACTTCCTTACCATCGAGGGTATATACTATTTTAACATCCAAAGGAAGATCCTTATCTGTTTTCCCCTGATAGAATATATTCTCCTTATCTGTCTTCCATATTAACTCTTCGCCTTTGAGCTCCGGCTCTTCATCGCCTTTTACATTTATTATATCATTTAATATGGATTTATCCTTTATTTCAGTCTGTCCATCCGTCTTAAGCCAATCGCTTACTATTACATCTTTAACTCCGCCATTTGAATCCAGAGTTATATAGACAGATTCATCTTTTTTAACAGGCATTGCTGCAAATGCAGTGCTGCATAGCATACTAGCTGCCAAAGTCACACTTAGCACCGCTTTTGATGCTTTTGATATGGTCTTTCTTCTATCCATGTCTAACATCTCCTTCTATAAATATGCTTTAGTTGGTTGCTTCTTGAGGTCGCGAAACCTTAGGATGCTTTGCCCAACCCCTTGTTGTCTTAGCTATAAAACCTTCAAAAGCAATTAATAGTGAAGGTAGTATAAATATTATAACTACCATACTTATGATTGCTCCACGGGAAATTAAGCTACACAAGCTCTTTATAACCTCCATATGGGATATAAAGCCTACACCAGCAGTAGCACCAAAGAATGTCAATGCACTAGTTACAATGGATCTGGCACTACCTAAAACGCTGATACGAGCAGCTTCAAATTTATCGTGACCATTTAACATCTCTTCCTTGAATCTAGTAGTCATAAGTATGGCATAGTCTACCGTAGCCCCTAATTGTATCGTACCTACTACTATTGAAGATATAAACGGTATTGAAGTATTCGTATAGAATGGTATTCCCATATTCATAAATATTGCAAGTTCTATAGATGCAACCAGTATTATTGGAATCGATATGGAACCGAATACTAGCAGTATTATAGCAAATATAGCTATTATGGATACACTATTTACATGCTTAAAGTCCTGCTCTGCTATCTCTATAAGATCCTTGGTAAGCGGACCTTCACCTGCGACTATACCGTTTTTATCATATTCCTTTATAATATCTTTTACAGCATCTATCTGAGCATTTTCTTCATCCCTTGCCGCCTTATACTCTGAATTTGCAATTATAAGGTTATAACCTCCCTGTTTAAATATATCCCTTAAATCATCAGGGACAAAACTCTCAGGAATTCCTTCGCCTATGATGCTGTCATATGACACTACTTTATTTATTCCATCCACTTTCTCAATTCTATCGGTCATCTCCCGCAGCTTATATCCTGGGACATCATCATTCACTATTATAAAGTGGGTGGTAGTCATATCAAACTCTTC
The Xylanivirga thermophila genome window above contains:
- a CDS encoding MBL fold metallo-hydrolase, whose product is MTLRKIRGNTYYIHGATNVGIYAFKNKNCILIDTGINNTAARRVENTLDENGLHPKYIINTHSHLDHCGGNNYFIDNYPGCIVYASEKEKIFMENPDFLPYTLFSSHGLKNMKKGNNPIRVDYNPEYGINKINDEKFEIVALRGHSIEQIGIITPDKVCFLGDSIFSEKILDKYSFPYLYNIEDSLSTLSAIKDVDAEYFVVGHSDQIYEKSEIISLADRNIANIEFYCSQCLTILEQPLTREDLLQNIAILNNLPMDKQQYYLNFAAVSAFISYLYNKGQLDEFIDDGKIYYYNNKN
- the fusA gene encoding elongation factor G is translated as MKNYATSDIRNVAIVGHGSEGKTTLTEAMLYNAKATDRFGRVDDGTTTTDSDSEEIKRHISISAALAPLEWNNHKINIIDVPGYFDFIGEMLQAFKVVDSAVIVVGATSGVAVGTEKAWDYCEKYDIPKLVFINQMDKEHANFMKVIDQLKDKYGPVIAPFQVPIMKGDTFKGFVDVVNMTAREFTAQGMKDIPVPDDINDLLEPVRTMLVEAAAETDEELMEKYFEGEELTVDEIRTALRKGVLNGDIVPVLCGSAFNNVGIQMLMDTIVYYFPSPLDRQTSIGTNPNNETQEERKYDSKEPFSAIVFKTLVDPFVGKLSLFKVLSGTLSSGMNVYNPNQDKTEKVGSIYFLKGKKQTQIDSIQPGDIGAISKLQFTTTGDTLCDNNAPIIYEGIEFPEPAISLAVKSEKQGEEDKVFGGLYRLMEEDPTFKVIQNNETGQTLVSGVGELQLEVVANKLKTKFGVGLVYEEPKVAYRETIRKSIKAEGKHKKQSGGHGQYGHVWMQFEPLNDPSKDFEFVDKIVGGVVPRQYIPAVEKGLIECLPKGVLAGYPVIGLKATLYDGSYHSVDSSEMAFKVAASLAFRKLEQANPVLLEPIMKAEVVVPDECMGDIIGDLNRRRGRILGMIPLGSGLQKVEAEVPQAEMTKYATDLRSMTQGRGWFKLVFERYEEVPGNISGKIIEQTKKELEAE
- a CDS encoding hydrolase, giving the protein MLMDKYIPEVKTVLRRHMIEVPLCIRNASGIRIFGRRIKSLAFTTDVAVIKNINSDAIIAVYPFTPQPTITQAITMAADIPVFCGVGGGTTSDKRRVVNLALDAEFKGAMGVVVNAPTPNDTIRAMRGVIDIPIVVTVVSEHTDFRARLEAGANILNVSGAAKTAQIVRKIRDEFPEVPIIATGGPNDDTILETISAGANAITYTPPTPADLFKGLMEKYRDELA
- a CDS encoding ABC transporter permease, whose amino-acid sequence is MEGMTLNIQSLIMASILVLIALFFSAWQKLKLEKDIIVGTLRAVIQLTAVGFILNYIFSLDNWLFTTLMMIFMVYNASRIAGKRGKGIEKSGLIAFVSIGVAAGVTLAILVGVGAIKYIPSEVIPVSGMVIGNAMVAVGLCFRQMKQQFSDRAQEVEIKLSLGASEKMASMYIIRDSIRLAMQPTIDSMKTLGIVSLPGMMTGLILAGTPPIKAIQYQIMVTFMLTATVSISTFMAGYIAYRNFFNEQRQLKL
- a CDS encoding ABC transporter ATP-binding protein, whose translation is MEEIFKLENVSVVRKNGAILKNISLEIHKGDFITIIGPSGSGKSTFLRILSTLNSPSSGRILYKGKDIMEYDKLDFRKKVRYVFQKPYLFGDTVMENIEFPFAINHQSIDIERVYKMMGALDLPKDFLDKKNYQLSGGEQQRIAFIRSLIIRPEVLLLDEVTASLDPVNVKRVEEFISIYARDEDITVLIVTHDIAQAERWGEETLYLKKGQIEHFLPTNQLFTEYKSEIEKFRQGEE
- a CDS encoding flavin reductase family protein produces the protein MANDIKYDTFIQEVTHQLGHGGLFLNTKAGDTVNTMVIGWGGITIFWGKPIFIAPVRQSRYTHELLEKSSEFSVSVPLKPDENMKKTLAFCGSKSGRDMDKFRKCNITPVGGRSIDVPIIGECPLHYECKIIYKTDIVPNTLDKTIDDKWYPDYHTLYFGEILNCYTI